A single window of Mangifera indica cultivar Alphonso chromosome 18, CATAS_Mindica_2.1, whole genome shotgun sequence DNA harbors:
- the LOC123201300 gene encoding probable disease resistance protein At5g63020: MGNCDSIPKQAGDAVSATLSSCIGYISRKFKYRRELTRDIAFLKAEMKRLVEVRDDLCRRVDNEEKQPRSERLSQVQGWFSRVENTIPEADELATEGSAEVEMLCLAGFCYNNKKCSSFRTGKRVAEMVAAVRSLKKEGTKFGVVADRKRDDPMDDKIPCGPTVGLESIVDEVLRCHEEDQVKIIGLYGVGGVGKSAALNQIFNRFLETFDNITLIRITATNKTSENIQDEIGKKLKLCDETWEAKEFLEKATEIHGNLKRKKLVLLLDDIWDWKLLVDLTEAGIPLEDSASSSKVVFTTRLVMNGCGRMKAHMIKVKCLDPEYAWELFRSRVGDWSLNSHPENQELAKIIKEECCCLPLALNKVAGAMAHKKTPQEWNHAIDEMRTKGHEFPAMQEVYLILRSSYDNLPEDFKLCFEDFGLLPKNHVISRTDLIDFWIGKGFLDEKAHDRGYVIIGELVYVGLLEEEEEDRVKINGITRDLALWIMKNDGEKDNVLVKAGNGLREAPKAGEWEGLRQMSVMKNQIEILPETPPGHCLHTLFLNDNKLKVINGDFFRFMHCLTVLRLSNNPFLTKLPPEIAKSVSLQLLDLSRTSIKELPKELKALSNLRCLNLQDTPALETIPQGLISSLAMLRVLRMLGCGALRQNEVSLVEEVLSLERLESSDITINGSLVLERLLTSRRMLSSLESVRLQNLTQTKSIKVRLLDLTKKLRKLDILNCDNLEELQIDCEDGSENPEGFCGFRSLCEVNIKSCSKLKHLTWLILATSLRRAVISDCPEMEELISVGRLVQEFPETVQGRPPFEKLEFLVLEGLENLKSINQDALPFLRLKEMEVTGCPQLKTLPLDSESAKEGRVLIKGEQQWWDELQWEDHAVRGTFEPCFQASVAIQIQ, from the coding sequence ATGGGAAACTGCGATTCAATCCCAAAACAAGCTGGGGACGCAGTTAGTGCAACTTTATCTAGTTGTATAGGGTATATTTCTAGGAAATTTAAGTATAGACGTGAACTCACAAGAGATATTGCTTTCTTGAAGGCTGAAATGAAAAGACTGGTTGAAGTAAGGGACGATCTGTGTAGAAGAGTTGACAATGAAGAGAAACAGCCGCGAAGTGAGCGGCTTAGCCAAGTGCAAGGGTGGTTTTCAAGGGTGGAAAACACCATACCCGAAGCTGATGAGCTGGCAACAGAGGGCTCCGCTGAAGTGGAGATGTTATGCCTTGCAGGGTTTTgttacaataataaaaagtgTTCAAGCTTCAGGACTGGAAAAAGGGTAGCTGAGATGGTGGCGGCTGTGAGGAGTTTGAAGAAAGAAGGCACGAAGTTCGGGGTGGTGGCTGATCGGAAACGGGATGATCCAATGGATGATAAAATTCCTTGTGGACCAACAGTTGGGTTGGAATCAATTGTTGATGAAGTTCTGAGATGTCATGAAGAAGATCAGGTGAAGATTATTGGCCTGTATGGAGTAGGAGGAGTTGGCAAATCTGCTGCGTTGAATCAAATCTTCAACAGGTTCCTTGAGACTTTTGATAATATCACTTTGATCAGAATAACGGCCACCAATAAAACCAGTGAAAACATTCAAGATGAGATTGGGAAGAAACTAAAATTGTGTGATGAGACATGGGAAGCCAAAGAATTTTTGGAGAAAGCTACGGAAATCCACGGGAATTTGAAGAGGAAGAAGCTGGTGTTGCTGTTAGATGATATATGGGACTGGAAGTTATTGGTTGATTTGACTGAAGCTGGTATCCCACTCGAAGATTCAGCTTCTTCATCGAAGGTTGTGTTTACAACGCGGCTTGTGATGAATGGCTGTGGACGTATGAAGGCTCACATGATCAAAGTGAAATGCTTGGATCCTGAATATGCCTGGGAATTATTCCGAAGTAGGGTTGGAGATTGGTCTCTTAACAGCCATCCAGAAAATCAAGAGCTtgctaaaatcataaaagaagaATGTTGCTGTTTGCCACTGGCCCTTAACAAAGTTGCAGGGGCCATGGCTCACAAGAAGACACCTCAGGAATGGAATCACGCCATCGATGAGATGCGGACAAAGGGCCATGAATTCCCAGCTATGCAGGAAGTGTACCTGATCCTGAGGTCAAGTTACGATAATTTGCCCGAAGACTTCAAGTTATGTTTCGAAGACTTCGGTTTACTTCCAAAAAACCATGTAATTTCCAGGACGGATTTGATAGATTTTTGGATTGGAAAAGGATTCTTGGATGAGAAAGCTCACGACCGTGGCTACGTCATAATTGGCGAACTTGTCTATGTAGGATtgttggaagaagaagaagaagatcgTGTGAAGATAAATGGCATTACTCGTGACTTGGCTTTGTGGATTATGAAAAATGACGGGGAAAAGGACAATGTTCTTGTTAAAGCTGGTAATGGATTAAGAGAAGCACCTAAAGCTGGAGAATGGGAAGGACTTCGACAGATGTCAgtgatgaaaaatcaaattgagATTTTACCAGAGACGCCCCCAGGTCATTGTCTTCATACTTTGTTTCTTAATGATAACAAACTGAAGGTTATCAATGGCGACTTCTTCAGATTTATGCATTGTCTCACAGTTCTAAGGCTGTCAAATAACCCCTTTCTAACCAAGCTGCCTCCAGAGATTGCAAAATCGGTTTCATTACAGCTTCTTGACCTATCAAGGACTTCTATTAAAGAACTTCCGAAGGAGTTGAAGGCCTTGTCAAATCTGAGGTGTTTGAACTTGCAGGATACGCCTGCACTCGAAACAATTCCGCAGGGATTGATATCTAGCTTGGCAATGTTGCGGGTCCTGAGGATGTTGGGATGCGGTGCTCTGAGACAAAATGAGGTATCTTTGGTAGAAGAGGTGCTTAGTCTGGAACGTTTGGAGAGTTCAGACATCACCATAAACGGTTCTCTTGTTCTGGAGAGACTTTTGACCTCCCGCAGAATGCTGAGCTCTCTGGAATCTGTACGCCTTCAAAACTTAACCCAAACAAAGTCCATCAAAGTCCGTTTATTAGACTTGACAAAGAAACTCAGGAAATTAGACATTCTAAATTGTGATAACTTGGAAGAGCTGCAAATTGATTGTGAAGACGGATCGGAAAACCCAGAAGGATTTTGTGGCTTCCGAAGCCTTTGTGAAGTAAACATAAAGTCTTGCTCAAAATTGAAGCACCTAACATGGCTAATTCTCGCTACCAGTCTCAGGCGTGCTGTGATATCTGACTGCCCTGAAATGGAAGAGCTTATCAGTGTTGGGAGATTGGTTCAGGAGTTTCCAGAGACGGTGCAGGGTCGTCCCCCATTTGAAAAACTCGAATTTCTTGTGTTAGAAGGTCTTGAAAACTTGAAGAGCATCAATCAGGATGCCTTGCCGTTCTTGAGGTTGAAGGAAATGGAAGTAACGGGATGCCCGCAACTTAAGACTCTTCCACTTGATTCTGAAAGTGCAAAAGAAGGAAGAGTCCTCATCAAAGGAGAACAACAATGGTGGGACGAGCTGCAATGGGAGGACCATGCCGTTCGCGGCACTTTTGAACCTTGTTTCCAAGCATCAGTGGCAATACAAATACAATGA